In Propionimicrobium sp. PCR01-08-3, one DNA window encodes the following:
- a CDS encoding NAD(P)H-dependent oxidoreductase: MKVGIIVGSIREGRRGLGVGKWVLERASERREAEFELIDLKEFDVPLLTSRTLPSVANKQYGSENVRRWSAAIDACDAYIFVTPEYNHGLPGAFKNAVDTLGPEWTGKPVGFVSYGSVEGIRAAEQWRQVVVNFSMVDVRAQVSLSNFTEFADDGTPTPRPQREIDLKALLDQLLDAARRAAR; the protein is encoded by the coding sequence ATGAAGGTCGGAATCATCGTTGGATCAATCCGCGAGGGGCGCAGAGGTCTCGGGGTTGGCAAGTGGGTGCTGGAGCGGGCATCCGAGCGCCGCGAAGCCGAATTCGAACTCATCGATCTGAAGGAGTTCGATGTGCCGCTGCTGACTTCGCGCACGCTGCCGTCGGTCGCGAACAAGCAGTACGGCTCGGAGAACGTGCGGCGTTGGAGCGCGGCGATCGATGCCTGCGATGCCTATATCTTTGTGACGCCCGAGTACAACCATGGGCTGCCGGGCGCATTCAAAAACGCCGTCGACACGCTCGGTCCCGAGTGGACGGGCAAGCCCGTAGGGTTCGTCTCTTACGGTTCGGTGGAGGGCATCCGTGCCGCCGAACAGTGGCGCCAGGTCGTCGTGAACTTCTCCATGGTCGACGTGCGGGCACAGGTCTCGCTGTCGAATTTCACCGAGTTCGCGGACGACGGGACGCCGACGCCGCGTCCACAGCGTGAAATCGACCTGAAGGCACTGCTCGATCAGCTGCTTGACGCGGCCAGGAGGGCTGCTCGCTAG
- the mscL gene encoding large conductance mechanosensitive channel protein MscL: MRGFKDFIMRGNLIELAVAFIMGAAFNSVVEAFTNIVLSLISMVLGGPPNFDDWMPGGVPVGPFLTQLVGFVLVAAVVYFALVLPVNKLRERMDADKEPEADAATETELLVEIRDLLAEKKN, from the coding sequence ATGCGAGGCTTCAAAGACTTCATCATGCGCGGCAATCTCATTGAACTCGCGGTCGCCTTCATCATGGGCGCGGCGTTCAACAGCGTTGTCGAAGCGTTCACCAATATCGTGTTGAGCCTCATCTCCATGGTGCTCGGCGGCCCGCCGAACTTCGACGACTGGATGCCGGGAGGCGTGCCGGTCGGGCCGTTCTTGACCCAGTTGGTCGGTTTCGTCCTGGTGGCGGCCGTCGTGTACTTCGCCCTGGTGCTGCCGGTCAACAAGCTGCGTGAGCGCATGGACGCCGACAAGGAACCCGAAGCCGACGCGGCCACGGAGACCGAATTGCTCGTGGAGATCCGCGACCTGCTGGCCGAAAAGAAGAACTGA
- a CDS encoding SAF domain-containing protein, whose translation MNPASAFNRLARFLRWHRRGLGIAAAMVCLFAILSVLTPAKPESTPVLVASHALTAGSTLTAADITTIEMPIELMPAEALSDPDEVVGRVLTATLTQGSVLTGAAVLSSRDMTEADERLVPFRVPDAATVALLHVGDRISVVGSSSDGGVIDIATDVRIAALPTTESGSLGGESGALVVVAADAETAAQLAAASNQMRMGIVMQ comes from the coding sequence GTGAATCCAGCATCAGCCTTCAACCGACTGGCCCGGTTCTTGAGATGGCATCGGCGTGGTCTCGGCATCGCGGCGGCCATGGTCTGTCTCTTCGCGATCTTGTCGGTGCTCACACCGGCCAAACCCGAATCGACGCCGGTGCTGGTGGCCTCTCATGCCTTGACCGCCGGCAGCACCCTGACCGCCGCCGACATCACCACGATCGAGATGCCCATCGAGTTGATGCCTGCCGAAGCGCTGAGCGACCCGGACGAAGTGGTCGGACGCGTGCTTACCGCAACGCTCACGCAGGGAAGCGTGCTGACCGGTGCCGCCGTTCTCAGTAGCCGCGATATGACCGAGGCGGACGAGCGGTTGGTGCCGTTCCGGGTCCCGGACGCAGCCACGGTCGCACTGCTGCACGTCGGCGACCGTATCTCGGTTGTCGGTTCCAGTTCTGACGGTGGCGTCATCGATATTGCGACCGATGTGCGGATCGCGGCACTGCCTACCACCGAGAGCGGAAGCCTGGGCGGCGAGTCCGGCGCCTTGGTGGTCGTCGCCGCGGACGCCGAGACTGCGGCACAACTGGCTGCGGCGTCCAACCAGATGAGAATGGGGATCGTCATGCAATGA
- a CDS encoding FmdB family zinc ribbon protein, protein MPTYQYRCQACHNDLEAFQKFTDDPLTICPECGGSLRKVFNAVGIVFKGSGFYATDSRKASSAAAPASGHSVVTDTSDSKGTASSSDSSGSAASAGSSDSSSSPAKESAAA, encoded by the coding sequence ATGCCCACTTACCAGTACCGCTGCCAGGCCTGTCACAACGACCTCGAGGCCTTTCAGAAGTTCACTGACGACCCGCTGACCATCTGCCCCGAGTGCGGCGGATCACTGCGCAAGGTCTTCAATGCGGTCGGTATCGTGTTCAAGGGCTCCGGATTCTACGCAACCGATTCCCGCAAGGCCTCGAGCGCTGCTGCCCCGGCATCCGGTCACTCGGTCGTCACCGACACCAGCGATTCGAAGGGCACGGCCTCGTCGTCCGATTCCTCCGGCAGCGCTGCTTCGGCCGGCTCGTCGGACTCGAGCAGCTCGCCGGCCAAAGAATCCGCCGCCGCCTGA
- a CDS encoding 5-formyltetrahydrofolate cyclo-ligase — MIQQPRAAVPTRGLIRAEIRARRTSRSLAEQHADDQLRDARVLALVSELLDGHASSGAATLACYLSRPGEPGTLDLVGELAEHYRLLVPKLSVDKNGRRRPAPDWALFEGTDQLVPGVFGIPDPAGLGLGGAALRQADVVIAAALCAGVDGSRLGTGGGWFDRALLHRRADAPVIVLLNEDEVRQAPQEPHDQPVHWLVTPHRTIKTTCADQPGQLTATTGS, encoded by the coding sequence ATGATTCAGCAACCACGCGCAGCCGTGCCCACGCGTGGACTGATCCGTGCCGAGATTCGTGCCCGCCGAACCTCACGATCGCTTGCCGAGCAGCATGCGGACGATCAGTTGCGCGACGCTCGGGTCTTGGCGTTGGTGTCCGAACTGTTGGATGGCCACGCCTCTTCGGGCGCGGCGACGTTGGCCTGTTACCTCTCCAGGCCCGGCGAGCCCGGGACGCTGGATCTGGTCGGCGAACTGGCCGAACACTACCGGCTCCTCGTCCCCAAATTGAGCGTCGACAAGAACGGACGTAGACGCCCCGCGCCCGACTGGGCACTCTTCGAGGGAACCGATCAATTGGTTCCCGGAGTCTTCGGGATTCCCGACCCGGCGGGACTTGGGCTGGGCGGTGCCGCACTCCGGCAGGCCGACGTGGTGATCGCAGCGGCGCTTTGTGCGGGTGTTGACGGCAGCCGACTGGGCACCGGAGGCGGATGGTTCGACCGTGCCTTGCTGCACCGGCGTGCCGACGCTCCGGTGATCGTGCTTCTCAACGAGGACGAGGTTCGCCAGGCTCCCCAGGAGCCACACGATCAACCGGTCCACTGGCTCGTCACTCCCCATCGGACGATCAAGACCACCTGCGCCGATCAGCCTGGGCAACTGACCGCAACGACCGGCTCCTGA
- the glp gene encoding gephyrin-like molybdotransferase Glp: MRLFKRRSEPVEVVTEPEETAPEPTLPEPPAADADGRRSVADEKEYLLSLVTPLPAFGMYLLDAWGTAVCEDIITDNNLPDDDLVAVAGYAVRADDLAGAGAGEVRLQVRAGDKARKPGSAVRVRQGQPLPEGMDAVIADRDAELDDQALTVTHPVKLGEHVRWSGSEARAGVPIMRSGERLDARNSALLALAGVDRVLARPRPRVVVLSVAEEEGHTDVESPLLASALKSDGVQVWRVSNASGTDRELQDLISDQLIRADIVLVSGDLDDAGQLTRVVAAMGLMDVADVALEPGGRIGLALVGEDEIPLILLPDDPVASYVEYQFFVRPLIRKLMGAPVVNQPVTRCIAGGELRGREGTVSVRLGTVRTQEGEKVVVPLGSPDYPRLTDLVSADALVVLDETGPVISLGERVGCWLLDD; encoded by the coding sequence ATGCGCTTGTTCAAACGTCGCAGCGAACCTGTCGAGGTCGTCACCGAACCCGAGGAGACTGCTCCAGAACCGACTTTGCCCGAACCTCCTGCCGCTGATGCGGATGGTCGCCGCAGTGTCGCCGACGAGAAAGAGTATCTGCTTTCGTTGGTGACGCCGCTGCCCGCCTTCGGCATGTACCTGCTGGATGCGTGGGGCACCGCCGTGTGTGAGGACATCATCACCGACAACAATCTGCCGGACGATGACCTCGTGGCGGTTGCCGGATATGCGGTGCGCGCCGACGATCTCGCGGGTGCCGGCGCCGGTGAGGTCCGGCTGCAGGTACGCGCCGGCGACAAGGCCCGCAAGCCCGGATCGGCAGTGCGGGTACGCCAAGGCCAGCCGCTACCCGAGGGCATGGACGCCGTGATCGCCGACCGGGACGCCGAGCTCGATGATCAGGCGTTGACCGTCACGCATCCGGTGAAGTTGGGGGAGCATGTGCGGTGGAGCGGCTCCGAGGCTCGCGCCGGGGTGCCGATCATGCGTTCGGGCGAACGGCTGGACGCCCGGAATAGCGCGTTGCTCGCACTCGCCGGCGTCGACCGGGTGCTGGCGCGTCCGCGTCCGAGGGTCGTGGTGCTGAGCGTGGCCGAGGAAGAAGGCCACACCGACGTGGAGTCGCCGCTGCTTGCGTCCGCCCTGAAATCCGATGGCGTGCAGGTGTGGCGGGTCAGCAATGCCAGTGGCACCGATCGTGAGCTGCAAGATCTGATCAGTGACCAACTGATTCGCGCCGATATCGTGCTGGTCTCAGGCGATCTGGATGATGCCGGCCAGCTGACCCGGGTGGTGGCGGCCATGGGTTTGATGGACGTCGCCGATGTGGCTCTCGAGCCGGGCGGACGCATCGGCCTGGCGCTGGTCGGCGAAGACGAGATCCCGTTGATTCTGCTACCGGACGATCCGGTCGCGTCCTATGTCGAATACCAGTTCTTCGTGCGCCCGCTGATCCGCAAACTGATGGGAGCCCCCGTGGTGAACCAGCCGGTCACCAGATGCATTGCGGGCGGCGAGCTGCGTGGACGCGAGGGAACCGTGTCGGTCAGGCTGGGCACGGTGCGCACCCAGGAGGGCGAGAAGGTCGTGGTACCGCTCGGCAGCCCGGATTATCCGCGATTGACCGACCTGGTCAGTGCGGATGCGCTTGTGGTGCTCGATGAGACGGGGCCGGTGATCTCCCTCGGTGAGCGGGTGGGATGCTGGCTGCTTGATGACTGA
- a CDS encoding GNAT family protein, with amino-acid sequence MTEADSPERPLAGWPTGVVLPASHRWPVAVRAGAVVLRPLGKRDEAAWDQLRSSNYSWTHEWDATLPPDGTGHPLPYQAWLRKTNKQAKSGGMLPWALAIDRDWPSCPKRTEHTEVIGQVTVSNILTGSARSGVIGYWIDRGHAGQGLMPAAVALACDYCWQVMRLHRIEICIRPENAPSLRVAEKLGFRDEGMRPAYLHINGEWRDHRVFSLNRGEVPGGLLNRLLAKGEVPGLAS; translated from the coding sequence ATGACTGAAGCCGATTCGCCTGAACGGCCGCTCGCGGGCTGGCCGACGGGTGTCGTGCTGCCGGCGAGTCACCGGTGGCCGGTCGCCGTCCGGGCGGGCGCAGTGGTCTTGCGTCCGCTCGGCAAGCGCGATGAAGCCGCGTGGGATCAGCTGCGGTCGTCCAATTATTCGTGGACGCACGAGTGGGATGCGACGCTGCCTCCCGATGGAACGGGCCATCCGCTGCCGTATCAGGCGTGGCTACGGAAGACGAACAAGCAGGCGAAGAGCGGTGGGATGCTGCCGTGGGCGTTGGCGATCGATCGAGATTGGCCCAGTTGCCCGAAGCGCACCGAGCACACCGAGGTGATCGGTCAGGTCACGGTTTCGAATATTCTCACCGGGTCGGCCAGATCGGGAGTCATCGGATACTGGATCGATCGCGGTCATGCCGGTCAGGGACTGATGCCGGCGGCGGTGGCGTTGGCCTGTGACTATTGCTGGCAGGTGATGCGGCTGCATCGCATCGAGATCTGCATTCGTCCGGAGAACGCGCCCAGCCTGCGGGTGGCTGAGAAACTCGGCTTCCGTGACGAGGGAATGCGTCCGGCTTATCTGCACATCAATGGCGAATGGCGTGACCACCGGGTGTTCTCGCTGAATCGCGGTGAGGTGCCCGGCGGTCTGCTGAACCGTTTGCTGGCGAAGGGCGAGGTGCCGGGCCTGGCGTCCTGA
- a CDS encoding IS3 family transposase (programmed frameshift), with the protein MPAPYPQEFRDDVVCVARNREPGQKLSVIAKDFGISESCLTNWMRQADVEDGARPGKTREESSELCDARKRIRLLEQENEVLRRAAAYLSQANLPERLYPLVSELAADGVPVAVSLRVLKLSRQPYYRWRKQQVTESELVEAYRANALFDAHRDDPEFGYRFLAGEAEAAGESMCERTAWRICRDNQWWSVFGKKRGKNGKRPGPPVHDDLIKRDFTADDVNEIWLTDIPPLRAPRMIAAGGAPSEHWTDEGKLYLCAIKDVFSGRIVGYSISDRMKARLAVNALNNAVTRRDAAGCIVHSDRGSQFRARSFVHALNRHHLIGSMGKVGAAGDNAAMESFFALLQKNVLDRKRCRTREDLRIAIITWIERTYHRRRRQARLGRLTPIEYETIMNPTVSLAA; encoded by the exons ATGCCCGCTCCCTATCCCCAGGAGTTCCGTGACGACGTCGTGTGTGTTGCGAGGAACCGTGAACCTGGCCAGAAGCTCTCGGTGATCGCGAAGGACTTCGGGATCTCGGAGTCCTGCTTGACGAACTGGATGCGCCAGGCCGATGTCGAGGACGGTGCCCGGCCCGGCAAGACCCGAGAGGAATCTTCCGAGCTATGTGATGCGCGCAAGCGGATCCGGCTGCTGGAGCAGGAGAACGAGGTCCTGCGCCGCGCTGCCGCCTACCTCTCGCAGGCGAATCTGCCG GAAAGGCTCTACCCGCTCGTGAGTGAGCTCGCCGCCGACGGGGTCCCTGTCGCGGTGTCCTTGCGGGTGTTGAAGCTCTCCCGCCAGCCCTACTACCGCTGGCGGAAACAGCAGGTCACCGAGTCCGAGCTGGTCGAGGCCTACCGGGCGAACGCGCTGTTCGACGCCCACCGTGACGATCCCGAGTTCGGCTACCGGTTCCTCGCCGGGGAAGCGGAAGCCGCTGGTGAGTCGATGTGTGAGCGGACCGCGTGGCGGATCTGCCGGGACAATCAGTGGTGGTCGGTGTTCGGGAAGAAGCGCGGCAAGAACGGCAAGCGCCCCGGACCGCCCGTGCACGACGACCTGATCAAGCGCGACTTCACCGCCGATGACGTCAACGAGATATGGCTGACTGACATTCCCCCGCTGCGCGCTCCGCGCATGATCGCAGCGGGAGGTGCCCCCTCCGAGCACTGGACCGACGAGGGGAAGCTCTACCTCTGCGCGATCAAGGACGTGTTCTCCGGCCGGATCGTCGGCTACTCCATCAGCGACCGGATGAAGGCCCGCCTCGCGGTGAACGCCCTGAACAACGCGGTCACGCGTCGTGATGCGGCTGGTTGCATCGTGCATTCGGACCGAGGATCCCAGTTTCGAGCGCGGAGCTTTGTGCACGCCCTGAACCGCCATCACCTCATCGGATCGATGGGCAAAGTCGGTGCTGCCGGGGACAACGCCGCGATGGAGTCCTTCTTCGCCCTGCTCCAGAAGAACGTCCTGGACCGCAAGCGCTGTCGAACTCGAGAAGATCTCCGGATCGCGATCATCACCTGGATCGAGCGGACCTACCATCGACGCCGCCGGCAGGCCCGCCTGGGCCGATTGACCCCCATCGAATACGAGACCATCATGAACCCGACCGTCAGCCTGGCGGCCTAA
- a CDS encoding carboxylesterase family protein has product MSDETDLIVSTPGGRLRGARLGSVDTWRGIPFAAPPTGPLRFRAPQPTADWDGVRDATAFGPAPIQRVGLGAVAGQISEDALTVNVTRRAQTAPGLKPVLVFLYGGSNIGGTSSYPLFGGLPLLAAEDIVYVTGNYRVGPFGFIDFSQYSTPAHPIDGNLGLRDQLAILQWVKRNIAAFGGDPDNVTLAGQSAGALGVTTLMATPAAAGLFHAAIAQSSPVASITGHERADARARAVAEALGADEDSAAQALRDVDPFRLLDAADQALAAEQVERPGVLSYASTIDGDLLPEHPLDVLSTGRGHSVPLLIVTTDNEGTLFARLTKTRD; this is encoded by the coding sequence ATGAGCGACGAGACCGACCTGATCGTCTCGACACCGGGCGGGCGCCTGCGCGGCGCCCGTCTGGGCTCGGTCGACACCTGGCGCGGCATCCCGTTCGCGGCCCCGCCCACGGGACCGTTGCGGTTCCGGGCCCCGCAGCCGACCGCAGACTGGGATGGTGTGCGGGACGCGACCGCGTTCGGCCCCGCACCGATCCAGCGGGTCGGCCTCGGGGCCGTCGCCGGGCAGATCAGCGAGGACGCGCTGACCGTCAACGTCACCCGGCGCGCCCAGACCGCTCCGGGCCTCAAGCCGGTGCTGGTGTTCCTCTACGGCGGATCGAACATCGGCGGGACCAGCTCCTACCCCCTCTTCGGCGGGCTGCCCCTCCTCGCTGCGGAAGACATCGTCTACGTCACCGGCAACTACCGAGTCGGACCGTTCGGCTTCATCGACTTCAGCCAATACTCCACCCCCGCCCACCCCATCGACGGGAACCTGGGTCTCCGCGACCAGCTCGCGATCCTCCAGTGGGTCAAGCGCAACATCGCCGCGTTCGGCGGAGACCCGGACAACGTCACCCTCGCCGGTCAGTCCGCCGGCGCGCTCGGCGTGACGACGCTCATGGCGACACCGGCCGCGGCGGGCCTCTTCCACGCGGCCATCGCCCAATCCTCGCCCGTCGCATCCATCACCGGTCACGAGCGAGCCGACGCCCGCGCCCGAGCCGTGGCCGAAGCCCTCGGAGCGGACGAGGACTCCGCCGCCCAGGCGTTGCGTGACGTCGACCCGTTTCGGCTGCTCGACGCGGCCGATCAGGCACTGGCTGCCGAACAGGTCGAACGGCCAGGCGTTCTCAGCTACGCCTCGACCATCGACGGAGACCTCCTGCCCGAGCACCCGCTGGACGTGCTCTCCACCGGCCGCGGACACTCGGTGCCGCTGCTGATCGTCACGACCGATAACGAAGGCACGCTGTTCGCCCGGCTCACGAAGACCCGGGACTGA
- a CDS encoding NADP-dependent oxidoreductase, translating to MSAFTSTQIQLARRPEGWPTHDDFRAVTVKHGDLQPGQVRVRNEFVSVDPYMRGRMNDVRSYVAPYALGETITGGAIGRVVASAADEVPVGAVVLHQHGWSDTVQADAATFRVVPEVPGLPLSLRLHILGMTGLTAYVGLTAIAGLKEGDTVFVSGAAGAVGTAVGQIAKLLGARRVIGSAGSAEKVALLTEKYGYDAAFNYKDDPVREQLAAIAPEGIDVFFDNVGGDHLEAALDAFNDGGRAALCGAIAGYNTTERAPGPDNLANVITRALTLRGFTLAAWLHLAPEFQERMTAWFAAGKIAYDETIVDGIEHTVDAFLDMMRGANTGKMLVRIAPEQA from the coding sequence ATGTCTGCGTTCACCAGCACCCAGATTCAGCTCGCCCGTCGCCCCGAGGGCTGGCCGACCCACGACGACTTCCGCGCCGTCACCGTCAAGCACGGCGACCTCCAGCCGGGCCAGGTACGGGTGCGCAACGAGTTCGTCTCCGTCGACCCCTATATGCGCGGGCGAATGAACGACGTGCGCAGCTACGTCGCCCCCTACGCCCTCGGCGAGACGATCACCGGCGGCGCGATCGGCCGCGTCGTCGCCTCGGCAGCGGACGAGGTGCCCGTGGGGGCCGTCGTGCTGCACCAGCACGGCTGGAGTGACACGGTGCAGGCCGACGCCGCGACCTTCCGCGTCGTGCCGGAGGTGCCGGGTCTGCCGCTGTCGCTGCGCCTCCATATCCTGGGCATGACCGGGCTGACGGCCTACGTGGGCCTCACCGCGATCGCGGGGCTGAAGGAGGGTGACACGGTGTTCGTCTCCGGTGCGGCCGGGGCCGTCGGCACCGCCGTCGGGCAGATCGCCAAGCTCCTCGGTGCGCGCCGCGTCATCGGCTCGGCAGGATCGGCCGAGAAGGTCGCGCTGCTGACCGAGAAGTACGGCTACGACGCGGCCTTCAACTACAAGGACGACCCCGTGCGCGAACAGCTCGCCGCCATCGCCCCCGAGGGCATCGACGTGTTCTTCGACAACGTCGGCGGCGACCACCTCGAAGCCGCCCTCGACGCCTTCAACGACGGCGGCCGAGCCGCCCTGTGCGGGGCGATCGCCGGCTACAACACGACCGAGCGCGCCCCCGGGCCCGACAACCTCGCCAACGTCATCACCCGCGCCCTCACCCTCCGCGGCTTCACCCTCGCGGCCTGGCTGCACCTCGCCCCGGAGTTCCAGGAGAGGATGACCGCCTGGTTCGCCGCCGGGAAGATCGCCTACGACGAGACCATCGTCGACGGCATCGAGCACACCGTCGACGCCTTCCTCGACATGATGCGCGGCGCCAACACCGGCAAGATGCTCGTGCGCATCGCCCCGGAGCAGGCATGA